The stretch of DNA GTGAATGCGATCGCTTACAACCCACATACGGAAGAGTTGATCGATCCATTACAAGGCTTTGTGGACTTGAAACAAAGCTCAATTCGTATGGTGGCTTCCGAAAACTTACGGGAAGACCCCTTACGTCTGTTGCGGGCTTATCGCCAAGCAGCCCAATTGAGCTTTACTCTCGATGCGGAGACGCGGGCTGTGATTCGCCAGTTTTCTCCTTATTTAAGCCAAGTCGCTGCCGAACGTATCCAGTCAGAACTTAACTATTTGTTTGGCAGCGCTCAAGGAACTCCGTGGTTGACTGCCGCTTGGCAAGATGGGCTGCTGCGAGCTTGGTTTCCCTACGCCACGGCCCAAAGTTTGGCTCAAGTCGCTGCGATTGATCAGTCGGTGTTCAGTTTGGTAGCAGCTTGTCCAAGTTTTAAGGCTGAACTTTATGCTTCGCTACGGCACACAACCAAAGCTAGCCGTAAAGGCGGTAAAAACTCATCTGGCACTACAGGAAACAAGTCTGCTACCAGCAACTGTAGTGCTGAGGCTGGAGTTGCTAAAGCCAAACTCGCAGGTGATCATCGCACCTGGATTACGGTGGCCAAGTTGGCTAGTTTGTTATCTCCAGACCTAGCGCAGGCTGAGTTAGAGTTATTGAACTTGAAATACAGTCGAGCTGAGATTCAAGCTGCATTAACAATCCTCAAGTTTTTGCCTCAGTTGCAAGCTGTCAGACCGATGACAGGTTTGTCTTGTCGAGAGCAGTATTTTCTGTTTCAATCAGTGGGTCCGGTATTTCCAGCCCTGATGGTGCGAGCTTTAGCCGCAGGTGTGCCGATATCAGTGCTGTCAGCGCTGATCGAGCGTTTTCTAACCCCTGATGATCCGGTGGCGCATCCTGTGCCTCTCGTCAGCGGTCAAGACCTGATGACACGCCTGAAATTAGCTGCTGGCCCTCAAATTGGGCAACTTCTAGCTGAAATTCAATTGGCGAGGGCTGAGGGATGGATCACCACTCCCACCGATGCACTAGAATGGGCTGCCAAAATTGCCAAACTGTAACAGTGCTTGGCTTTGAAAGCTTGGGTACTTTTTGCCAACAGCTCTGTTAACCGCAATCCAGCAGCAATCCAGCTAAATTTAAGGCAGAGCTGCTTGGGCGAGAGTCACAGATTAGGTTAGAGTAAACATCTGACCAATTTTTCTAGGCGTTCTGGTTTTTAGATCGCTTGTTTGAGATCGCTTCTCTTAAAAATTTGGGAAAGCGATCGCTTTTCGCGTGGCAGATAGATTCAACGAGGTAAACATGGCTAAACGCCGCAACTTAAAAAAAGAAAAAGCTCTCCGTAACGAAGCTTACGCTCGCAAATTCCGTAAGCGCACTAACAAGGGCCGTTTTGGCAAGAGACGCTACGGTAATGACAACCGGGCTGAAGAAACTGAAACCGATCAAGAGGGCGCAAGAGACGGCGCTGAAGCTACAGACTAGTCTCCCAGGGTTTCCCATTGCGATGCAGTCAAGATTGCTGACAGCCTAGGCATGAGTGGCTGGTGGCAAGACATTCCGGGTCATGGCTGAATGTTGCTTCAGCCTGTGAAATCGACAGAGCGGCTGGAAATGGTATGCCAAAAACTGGTTTCTGGCAGGGGTAGATTCCGAAGCTGACGATTAATTTCGGCTGCTGCTGCCAGCCCAGAGTCCAAGGCACTCTCGATTTGCATCCCCCCACACCAATCGCCACTGCAAACGAGTGGTGGAGTGGTTGGAGCAATCAAACAAGGTGCTGGCCAAAACTGATCAGGAAGCGCATAACTCCAACGGTGAACTTGTAACCAGTCGGGGGCGTCGAGCCAGGGCCAAAACATTTGAGCCGTGTAGTCTAAGAGTTGACGCCCTATCGCTGGTAAATCAGAAGTTTCTAGGTTTTTCTGGGCAAAGCTAGCATTGCTTTGGAACACAAAAGTAGGTGGCGGCTGTTCTGGGCTTTTGCTATTCTCTAGGCTGATCCAATCGAGAATTGGGTTCTTAGGGCAGCTACTACAACAACACGATAGCCCAACTGCCGCAACTGCTGAGCGCAACTAATCCCTGCAATGCCAGCTCCAATCACAGCCACATCGAACACGAATGTTGGGTCTCCAATACTGCATCGGGCTAACAGCGAACAAAGCCACAGCGCACAGCCGATCGCTAAGAGTAGAATATGGGACAGCGGGGTTAATCGTGCAGTTGTGGAGGGATTTATGGCGGACGAGCTAAGAGCAGCCTTAGAGTTAGCAACCGAAGAAGAATTGGGGGAGCTAACTGAAATTTTGTTTCGCCGTAAGTTTAACCCAATCGATTACCTGTACACCCCCGACCCAGTGGATGTGCAAAGCCAAGGGCGAAAAGCTTGGCTAGATGCCTTAGAGCAACGCTTTCGGTTTTTAGCCGCAGATGGCATCACAGTTTTGCAAGGGCAAGCCGATCGCGTTACCTATCGTCAGTGCTTAATTCAAGTCTGCCGCTATTTGAAAATTCATTACTCCCAAGAATTTTCGACCACTGACCTGGAAGCAGAAATCTTTCTCAATTTGCTAGGTCGTGCTTGGAAACAACTATCAACTAAAGAAAAAGGGGCTCTAACTCTGCGGGTGCAACAATCGCTGGCTTGCTCGGACATTCGGGAGCAGTTACCTCTAGCGGTGCAGCAAGATCCAATGGGATTGTTGGTTAAGGGAGGTAGCGCTTTAGCAATGAGCTCGATTGTGCGTCCGATGCTCCTGCAATTGATCGCGCGACAGTTTGCCTACCACTTTGCAACTTACCAAGTAGCCAAGCAAGCGATCGCTCAGGGTGGAGCGGTAGCAGCAACTCAGTTTCAGGGTTATGTGGCACTACAAACCGCAAAACGTGGCATGGCTCTCAGTACAGCTCGCTATGGCGTGACTCGCAGTATTTTAGCTTTTGTGGGACCAGCCATGTGGGCGTTGTTTTTTGCGGATTTAGGCTGGCGGGCGATCGCGACTAACTATGGCCGAGTCATTCCCACGGTGTTTGCTTTGGCACAAATTCGCCTGACTCGTGCAGATTGTCTCGAAGCTGCTTGGGAACCAGTGTAGGGAGCGATTTTGAACAGGTTTTTTCAGTTGCAGTCACATCCCCAACGGTCTCTGCAAACGCCTTGGGTTTGGGTTCAAATTGGTTTGTTCCTGTTTCCATTCAGCCCTTTAGTGGGTGGTCTGAGCTTGTTGGGGGCGGCGATCGCCACTTGGGTTAAACGAGCTGCCTGGATTAAGCGGCGTCGGTTTAATCAAGGCTTGGCAATTCTGAGCCTGTGGTTTCTGGTGTCAGCTTTTCTAGCCTACGATCGCACCGCTGCACTTTTGGGCTTAGCTAACTTTCTGCCGCTATTCTTTTTGTTTGCCGCCCTGAGTGTGCTGATTCAAACTCCTGCTCAGCTACGGCAACTGGCTTGGCTCCTAGTTTTGACCTCGGTGCCTGTAGTCATCATTGGCCTGGGGCAGCAGTTTTGGGGTTGGGCAGGGCATCTACGCCTGCTGGGAATTGTGGTTGATCTAGCCCTAGAACGAGGTGGCAATCCATTAGGTCGGATGTCTTCGATCTTTACCTATGCCAACGTCCTGGCTAATTACCTGGTAATTGTATTTATTTTGGGGCTGGGCCTCTGGATGGAAGCGTTTTCAGGTCGCCGCAGCCCGTTGCATCAGGGTGTAGAAGGGATAGCGGTAGAAACATCTTCTGATTCTAAGCTTGCTCTTAACGCTCTACCCACTTCTCCTAGGGCCTCAACTCAAACATGGTGGCGTTGGTGGTTTTTAACTGTGGTAGTGCTGGGGAATGCGATCGCACTTCTCCTGACAAACTCTCGCAATGCTTGGGTTGTAGCGGGCTTGGCTTGCCTAACCTACGCTTTATATCTTGGTTGGCGCTGGCTGGTGATTGCGGTTGGAGCGGTGGGAGCAGGTATCGCTGGAGCGGCGTTTGGCCCTGCAATTGTGAAAGCTCCACTCAGGCTGATCGTTCCAGCATTTTTTTGGGCGAGGTTATCCGATGAGTCATATCCCAATCGCCCCGTAGCTACCCTCCGCGCGACTCAGTGGCAATTTGCTTGGTCTTTAGCTGAGCAGCGTCCTCTCACGGGTTGGGGCTTACGCAACTTTACGCCGCTGTATCAAGCCAAGTGGCAAGTTTTTATGGGGCATCCTCACAACTTGCCGTTGATGTTGATCGCAGAGACAGGATTACCCGCCACATTGCTATTCGTAGGTCTGGTGGGCTGGATAGTCTATCGTGGCGTCCGGTTATTGCAGTCTTGGACTCCTGCCTCAGAACCTTTACAAGAAAGCGATCGCTTGATCTTATTCACCTACCTAGTGGCATTTTTAGGTTGTAGCTTATTCAACTTATTTGATGTGACTTTGTTTGATATCCGCATCAACGTTCTTGGCTGGTTGCTATTAGCTGCAATTTGTGGCTTGGTAGAGCGGCAGCAATCGGGATCTAAGAATTTTAGCGAGGAACCTGGTTAAAATAATCAAAAGCTAGGTAAAGTAGGAACTCGCGTGACTCAAGACGGAGCAACGCCACATCAAGCTAATTCAGGAGTGCCCCCTCTTAAGTCTGCGGCTCCAAACTACTATGCTCTGCTAGGGCTACATCCTTCGGCATCTCCCCAACAGATCCGTCGCGCCTATCGAGAACTCAGTAAGGTGCTTCATCCCGATACCACGACCCTGCCTCCCGCGATCGCGACTGCGAAATTCCAGCAACTCAATGAAGCCTACGCTGTCGTCAGTAATCCGGAGCGTCGTCTCGCTTACGATCGCAAAATCGGCTATTCGCGTTTGCATGTGATGCAAGCCCCTGCTGATCTCAACGGCCCCGTCTCCCAATCTCGGCGTTATTCCTCCTCTGCCTATTTGGACCCCACAGATCGGCCCCTATCCCCTGGAGAAATCTTTGCCTTGTTTATTTTGGGCGTCACATTTGTGGCTTGTTTAGTGTTGGCGATCGCGATTGGTTTAACCAGAGGAGATGCTGCCTTTCAACCCTTGAAATTACAGACCCAGACCGCTCCCATTGAGCGAGTTGAGGTGGTTAGATCACAACAGGTTGCCCCATCTGCTAAGGTTTTAGATTCTGACACCAATCAAGAATCCGCAGCAGATTTTGTCTCTAAACCTAAGCTGATTCCCCCTGTATAGTGATGGCTGATTTTTAAGCTACTCTCAGTGCAAACTTTTGGTTTACGCAATCTTTGAGATTTATGCCTCTTCCCTCTAGTGACACTCCTCTTTATAACCACTCCCTACCCGATATTGAGACTTGGCTGACTGAACAGGGTTGCAAACAAGACCCCGCAGAACTCCACTGCTGGCGTCTAGCAAGACCTGCTTGGAAAGCGGAGTTGTGTTTAGACGTAGACCAACTGACAGTGCGCTACTTGACCGAAGGAGAAGAGATTCAGCGCTCCTTCAAATATTTGCTCAGTCGGCAAGATATTGAAGATGCTGTTTTCTCTGGGCCCTAGGGAGATCAAAACTCCGGTTGATTGAGGCTAGCAATTTAGACCTTACCAAAGCGGCGATGTCGTTGCTGGTAGGCACATAAAGCTTGGTGAAACTCGGCGCGATCGAAGTCAGGCCAGAGTGTCTCTGTCACGTAAAGCTCAGAGTACGCCATTTGCCAGAGCAGAAAATTGCTCAACCTCATCTCGCCGCTGGTTCGAATCAGCAAGTCAGGATCACCGACTCCTGCCGTATAAAGGTGGCGCTCAAACACCGCCTCATCAATATCTTCTGGTTGCAAGTGTCCCTGCTGGACTTGAGTGGCGATCGCCCGACAAGCTTGCACAATTTCCTGCCGCCCTCCGTAATTAGTGGCGACTGTAAAGTGAATTCCCGAATTATGCAGGGTTTCAGTCATAGAGCGCTCAATTTCGGTGCGCAAAGACTGCGGCAGAGCGTCCAAATTACCCACAAAGGTAATCCGCACGTTTTCTTCCATCATTTCGCGGAGTTCTTGCCGCAGCACCCGCTCAAACAGCGTCATTAAGAAGTCAACTTCCTCGAACGGGCGTCCCCAATTCTCGGTAGAAAAGGCATAAGCTGTGAGACCTTGCACCCCCCAATCTCGACAGCAGCGCAGCAGATCCTTCAGCGCGTCAACTCCTCGGCGGTGCCCCATAATGCGCGGTAGGCCCTGGCGCTTGGCCCAGCGACCATTACCATCCATAATCACAGCGACATGCTTAGGTAGCCGCTCTCGCTCTAGATCAGTGGGCAGATCTTGTAAGATGGTTGGCTTTGCAGTCATTTTTTCTCCCGAGGAGCCGACGAGGGCAGACGAAATAAACGTGAAATGATGGCCAATCCTTGAGACCTGATTTGGCGACCAAAGTTGCGTAAATCTGAGGCGACTGCTTCACGATCAACTGAGGGAGAGAAGCTCGCTTCTAATAATTCTTTCAGTTTACTGCTGGTCAGAGGCCGATTCAGTGTTCCCCGTTCCGCTAACGAAATTGAACCTGTTTCTTCAGATACAACAATACACATACAATTTTCGATCCGCTCTGTGATCCCCATTGCAGCTCGGTGGCGTGTCCCCAACTGCCGGGAAGCAGTGCGTTCAGAAATTGGCAAAATGACACCCGCTGCGACGATGCGAGAGGCTCGGATTAAAACGGCACCATCGTGGAGCAGGGTGGTGGGTTGAAATAGAGTTTGGATCAGTTCTTTCGAGACTTCGGCGTTCAGCCTCACCCCTGGTACTGAGAAATCACGCTCATCGATGGGGCCGCTGGTTTCTAGAATCAGTAAGGCACCAATACGGCTCTGAGACAGCTCCTTCACAGCATCCACAATTTCATCAATCACGTTGTCAGGTTTGGGAATGGCCCGACGTGAGGGCTGAAATAATTGCAGAATTTCACCCCGCCCCAACTGTTCGAGGAGACGGCGAAATTCTGCTTGCAGAATAAATGCCATCGAGACAGCAGAGCCAATCACCAAACTGTTTAAAACGAAACTCAAGAGCTTGAGCTTCAAGTTGGCACTGACGGCTGCGGCTAGCATGAGGATAATGAATCCCCGTACCATCCAGAGTGTCCGGCGCTCGCCAATAATGATGAGCACCATATACGTCAGGACGAGTACTAATCCAATATCAATAATTTGAAGCAGCAAAGACTGAGTCCAACTTGGATCAGCCAGCCATCGCTTCCACAATTGTCCCATCAGAACCTGAATGACGCTTGTGCCTCAACGTGGAGAACTGAGAGGCTTGCAGTCTTCTAGCCTCCCAGTTGCCAGTCAAGAATATCTCGGTTGAGCCTTGTGTAACTCACTGCGTGGTCTCCTGAGAGTGGAAGAACTAGCCAACAAGCTAGCTCCCAATCAGGTTTGCGGGGTTAGGCCGTCAATCCGCCTAGGCGCTCTGGTAGGCGATCCTGTCGAATTAAATCTTGGTAAGTTTCCCGCTGCAGGATCAGGTTGGCTTCTCCAGCTCTCACTAAAACTGCTGCCGGACGGGGCAACCGATTGTAGTTAGAAGCCATGCTGTAATTGTAGGCTCCTGTGCCCATTACGACGAGAGTGTCACCGGGTTCTGTTTGGGGAAGGCGGGCTTCCTTGATCAAGATATCGCCTGATTCGCAGTGCTTCCCTGCGATCGCCACTGTCTCAGACATCGCTGCTGACATTTTGTTCGCAACCACAGCTCGGTAAACCGATTGGTACGTAATGGGGCGGGGGTTGTCAGACATGCCACCATCTACGGTGACATAGGTGCGAATATCGGGCACAGTCTTTTGGCTACCCATTGTGTAAGCGGTGACGCAGGTTGGGCCAACGAGCGATCGCCCTGGTTCGGAAAGCAATTTGGGTAGAGCGATATTTTGCGCTTGGCAAGCCGCCGCGATCGCCTCACTAATCACTTTTACCCAGGCACTGATGCTGGGGGGATCATCCGATTCGGTGTAGCGAATGCCTAAACCACCCCCAATATTGAGTTCTTGAATGGAGAGACCGTAACCTGCGGCTTTGCTCAGCCATTGCACCATCACCCCTGCTAAATCTTGGTGAGGTTGCAGTTCAAAAATTTGGGAGCCAATATGAGCATGCAAACCAGCACAATTTAGGGTGGGTTGCTGGCTGACAAAGGTGAATACTTCATCCAGTTGGTTAGGATCAAAGCCGAACTTGCTGTCTAGATGTCCAGTGCGAATGTATTCGTGAGTGTGGCACTCGATTCCAGGGGTCAAGCGCAACAAAATGCGGATGGGTGTTTCTCTAGCAGGCATGCCTGCGAGGGTTTGCAACTCTAGCCAGTTATCAACCACAATGTTGCAGCCGGAATCCACGGCAAACTCTAGTTCTGCCACGGATTTGTTGTTGCCATGAAAATAAATTTTGTCAGGGCTGACTCCTGCTTGCAGCGCTGTGTACAGCTCACCGCCAGAAACCACATCAATGCCCAATCCTTCGCTGGCCGCGATCGCGCAGATAGCTAGACAACTCCAAGCTTTGGAGGCATAAAGAACCTGAGACTCACCAGGGTAGTATTGCTTAAAAGCCTCGCGGTATTGACGGCAAGTTGCCCGCAGCGTTTCTTCGTCCACGATGTAAAGTGGCGAGCCAAATTGCTGCACCAAGTTTGTAACATCACAACCCCCAATTTCCAGGTGATCTTGCTCGTTGACTTGAGCCGTGAGGGGCAGAAGAAATTGGTTGGGGGATCGGGTAGCCGCAGCATCTCCAGGGGCAGGTAAATACTGACGGCCAGAGTTCTGAACCTCCACAGAGTAAGTCGATACCATTGCTTAGTAGTTGTCCTTGGCTTAGTTGACAGGCATGAGTGCGTCCTGTCTCTCAGTGTACAATTGAGGGCTGTGCATCCAGAGCTTTCAACCCAGACTTCTTGTGAATTTCCTGGATCTCAAAACTTTAACTCCAGAATTGCTACCTGCCACCTTAGCCCTCGACCAGTTGTGCTTTGGGGGCTTGTGGACCTTAGAGGGTTACCAAAGAGAATTAGATAGCCCGAATAGTGAATTGTTAGTTTTACAAACTAGGCCAACTAAACCCAACAGACTGGGGGGACAGCCAGTAGAACTGATACCTACCGTTGATCCCACCGCTCCGCTAGTCGGTTTGGGCTGCTTTTGGGCGATCGTGGATGAAGCTCACATTACTATCCTGGCGGTGCATCCCGACTTTCAAGGCCAAGGATTGGGGCAAGCACTCCTCTATGCGTTGCTGCAAAAGGCCCAGCAGCGTGGCTTAGAGCGGGCCACTTTAGAAGTCCGCGCTTCTAACCAACCTGCATTGTTACTTTATGAGAAGTTTGGTTTCCGAGAAGCGGGGCGGCGGCGGCGTTATTACGAAGATACCGGGGAAGATGCCTTGATTTTGTGGCGAGGTAGGCTACAATCACCTGAGTTTGATCAAGCGCTAACGAATTGGCAACACCAAGTTCAAGCCCGATTGAACCAAGCGGGTTGGTGCCTGTCTGAATCTGGCAACTCTTGAAGTTAGGGAGTTTGAGCTTAACTCTTGGCTTTGTGGCTTGACTTTGCAGTAGATTTTTGTCGAAAATCTCCCCTCGGATGTAGATATTCAAAAATTTAGGCGATCGCAACCCTGATTCGGGATCGCTCTGTCTGTATTGCTGCTATCTTGCGGATGATAGCAGCAAAATTTCCCTATGCTAAAATCAGCGTACCGGCAACGCAGCAGGTGATGGATACACGCCATGTTTGAACGCTTTACAGAGAAGGCCATTAAGGTAATCATGTTGGCCCAAGAAGAGGCTCGCCGCCTTGGGCACAACTTTGTAGGTACAGAACAGATCCTCCTGGGTCTAATTGGAGAAGGGACCGGCGTCGCCGCCAAAGTACTCAAGTCTATGGGTGTCAATCTCAAAGACGCTCGGATTGAAGTAGAGAAAATCATTGGTCGAGGTTCTGGCTTCGTTGCTGTAGAAATTCCGTTCACTCCTCGCGCCAAACGTGTCTTGGAACTGTCCTTGGAAGAAGCTCGGCAGTTGGGACACAACTACATTGGCACTGAACACCTGCTCTTAGGTCTGATTCGGGAGGGCGAAGGCGTTGCAGCTAGAGTGCTGGAAAATCTTGGAGTTGACCTCTCCAAGGTACGGACTCAAGTCATTCGCATGCTGGGTGAAACCGCAGAGGTTTCCACCACGCCAGGGGGCGGTCGCACCAAGACTCCTACCCTGGATGAATTTGGCTCTAACCTGACCCAAATGGCGGCGGAAGGGAAGCTTGATCCCGTTGTGGGTCGTCAGAAAGAGATTGAGCGCGTCATCCAAATCTTGGGTCGTCGGACCAAAAACAACCCAGTCTTGATTGGGGAGCCAGGGGTCGGTAAGACGGCGATCGCTGAAGGTTTGGCCCAGCGCATTGCTAACAACGATATTCCAGACATTCTGGAAGACAAGCGCGTGGTCACGCTCGATATTGGTTTGCTGGTAGCAGGCACCAAGTATCGAGGTGAGTTTGAAGAACGCTTGAAGAAAATCATGGATGAAATCCGTTCTGCCGGAAATGTCATCCTGGTGATCGACGAAGTTCACACCTTGATTGGCGCAGGGGCGGCTGAAGGCGCGATCGACGCAGCCAACATCCTCAAACCTGCCTTGGCAAGAGGTGAGCTGCAATGTATTGGTGCCACCACTTTGGATGAATACCGCAAGCACATTGAGCGGGATGCAGCGCTAGAGCGTCGCTTCCAGCCTGTGATGGTGGGTGAACCCAGCGTGGATGAGACCATCGAAATTCTGCGCGGTTTGCGTGAGCGCTACGAACAGCACCATAAGCTAAAAATTTCTGATGCTGCCCTAGATGCTGCGGCTAAGCTGTCGGATCGCTACATTT from Trichocoleus desertorum ATA4-8-CV12 encodes:
- a CDS encoding CCA tRNA nucleotidyltransferase, with product MHASSISLSVLSPQTWPFGLQWLPQPAYLVGGIVRDALLGRHADYLDLDFVMPEKAVETAQAIAHHHKAGFVLLDSERQIARVVFEQATADFAQQMGSSLEIDLQRRDFTVNAIAYNPHTEELIDPLQGFVDLKQSSIRMVASENLREDPLRLLRAYRQAAQLSFTLDAETRAVIRQFSPYLSQVAAERIQSELNYLFGSAQGTPWLTAAWQDGLLRAWFPYATAQSLAQVAAIDQSVFSLVAACPSFKAELYASLRHTTKASRKGGKNSSGTTGNKSATSNCSAEAGVAKAKLAGDHRTWITVAKLASLLSPDLAQAELELLNLKYSRAEIQAALTILKFLPQLQAVRPMTGLSCREQYFLFQSVGPVFPALMVRALAAGVPISVLSALIERFLTPDDPVAHPVPLVSGQDLMTRLKLAAGPQIGQLLAEIQLARAEGWITTPTDALEWAAKIAKL
- a CDS encoding FAD-dependent oxidoreductase is translated as MFDVAVIGAGIAGISCAQQLRQLGYRVVVVAALRTQFSIGSA
- a CDS encoding O-antigen ligase family protein, with amino-acid sequence MNRFFQLQSHPQRSLQTPWVWVQIGLFLFPFSPLVGGLSLLGAAIATWVKRAAWIKRRRFNQGLAILSLWFLVSAFLAYDRTAALLGLANFLPLFFLFAALSVLIQTPAQLRQLAWLLVLTSVPVVIIGLGQQFWGWAGHLRLLGIVVDLALERGGNPLGRMSSIFTYANVLANYLVIVFILGLGLWMEAFSGRRSPLHQGVEGIAVETSSDSKLALNALPTSPRASTQTWWRWWFLTVVVLGNAIALLLTNSRNAWVVAGLACLTYALYLGWRWLVIAVGAVGAGIAGAAFGPAIVKAPLRLIVPAFFWARLSDESYPNRPVATLRATQWQFAWSLAEQRPLTGWGLRNFTPLYQAKWQVFMGHPHNLPLMLIAETGLPATLLFVGLVGWIVYRGVRLLQSWTPASEPLQESDRLILFTYLVAFLGCSLFNLFDVTLFDIRINVLGWLLLAAICGLVERQQSGSKNFSEEPG
- a CDS encoding J domain-containing protein, whose protein sequence is MPPLKSAAPNYYALLGLHPSASPQQIRRAYRELSKVLHPDTTTLPPAIATAKFQQLNEAYAVVSNPERRLAYDRKIGYSRLHVMQAPADLNGPVSQSRRYSSSAYLDPTDRPLSPGEIFALFILGVTFVACLVLAIAIGLTRGDAAFQPLKLQTQTAPIERVEVVRSQQVAPSAKVLDSDTNQESAADFVSKPKLIPPV
- a CDS encoding DUF3143 domain-containing protein, which encodes MPLPSSDTPLYNHSLPDIETWLTEQGCKQDPAELHCWRLARPAWKAELCLDVDQLTVRYLTEGEEIQRSFKYLLSRQDIEDAVFSGP
- a CDS encoding isoprenyl transferase — encoded protein: MTAKPTILQDLPTDLERERLPKHVAVIMDGNGRWAKRQGLPRIMGHRRGVDALKDLLRCCRDWGVQGLTAYAFSTENWGRPFEEVDFLMTLFERVLRQELREMMEENVRITFVGNLDALPQSLRTEIERSMTETLHNSGIHFTVATNYGGRQEIVQACRAIATQVQQGHLQPEDIDEAVFERHLYTAGVGDPDLLIRTSGEMRLSNFLLWQMAYSELYVTETLWPDFDRAEFHQALCAYQQRHRRFGKV
- the cdaA gene encoding diadenylate cyclase CdaA, with the translated sequence MGQLWKRWLADPSWTQSLLLQIIDIGLVLVLTYMVLIIIGERRTLWMVRGFIILMLAAAVSANLKLKLLSFVLNSLVIGSAVSMAFILQAEFRRLLEQLGRGEILQLFQPSRRAIPKPDNVIDEIVDAVKELSQSRIGALLILETSGPIDERDFSVPGVRLNAEVSKELIQTLFQPTTLLHDGAVLIRASRIVAAGVILPISERTASRQLGTRHRAAMGITERIENCMCIVVSEETGSISLAERGTLNRPLTSSKLKELLEASFSPSVDREAVASDLRNFGRQIRSQGLAIISRLFRLPSSAPREKK
- the lysA gene encoding diaminopimelate decarboxylase; this encodes MVSTYSVEVQNSGRQYLPAPGDAAATRSPNQFLLPLTAQVNEQDHLEIGGCDVTNLVQQFGSPLYIVDEETLRATCRQYREAFKQYYPGESQVLYASKAWSCLAICAIAASEGLGIDVVSGGELYTALQAGVSPDKIYFHGNNKSVAELEFAVDSGCNIVVDNWLELQTLAGMPARETPIRILLRLTPGIECHTHEYIRTGHLDSKFGFDPNQLDEVFTFVSQQPTLNCAGLHAHIGSQIFELQPHQDLAGVMVQWLSKAAGYGLSIQELNIGGGLGIRYTESDDPPSISAWVKVISEAIAAACQAQNIALPKLLSEPGRSLVGPTCVTAYTMGSQKTVPDIRTYVTVDGGMSDNPRPITYQSVYRAVVANKMSAAMSETVAIAGKHCESGDILIKEARLPQTEPGDTLVVMGTGAYNYSMASNYNRLPRPAAVLVRAGEANLILQRETYQDLIRQDRLPERLGGLTA
- the rimI gene encoding ribosomal protein S18-alanine N-acetyltransferase, coding for MNFLDLKTLTPELLPATLALDQLCFGGLWTLEGYQRELDSPNSELLVLQTRPTKPNRLGGQPVELIPTVDPTAPLVGLGCFWAIVDEAHITILAVHPDFQGQGLGQALLYALLQKAQQRGLERATLEVRASNQPALLLYEKFGFREAGRRRRYYEDTGEDALILWRGRLQSPEFDQALTNWQHQVQARLNQAGWCLSESGNS